From a single Prionailurus bengalensis isolate Pbe53 chromosome A1, Fcat_Pben_1.1_paternal_pri, whole genome shotgun sequence genomic region:
- the PCDHB1 gene encoding protocadherin beta-1: MAVAHRKLMQNRQVGSLLFFVCISVGSAATIRYSVAEEMESGSFVANVAKDLGLEVGKLAARGARLVSEGNKVHFRLHRKTGDLFVKEKLDRESLCGKADPCVLHFEIVLVEPLQSFRVEVRVFDINDNAPIFLNKEPLLKIPESTPLGSRFPLQSAQDLDVGLNGLQNYTLSPNKYFHLHTRFRSHGPKYAELVLDKPLDREEQPEVNLTITAVDGGSPPKSGIAHIRVVVLDVNDHVPQFSRLVYRAQVLENSANGSLVVTVSATDLDEGSNKDITYSLAQNPEAILQTFQIDSQTGDVRLRGPLDFEAIETYDIDIQATDGGGLSAHSKVLVEVVDVNDNPPEVTISSVSSPLPEDSPLETVVALFSIRDRDIRVGGKIICFLREDLPFAVKPTFRNSYSLVTDRVLDREEVSGYNITVVAMDTGPPSLFTETVIEVLISDINDNPPIFQEDSYILTVRENNSPAIFIGKVHAEDLDLGENAQVTYTLLPPESGDLSVFAYISINSDNGKLYALRTMDYEAIQKFQFVVKATDGGFLSLSSQVTVRVVVLDDNDNRPMILYPLQNGTLPCNDLVPRSAEAGYLVTKVVAVDGDSGQNSWLSYHLLKATDTGLFSVQQQNGEIRTLRQIAERDPVVQKLTILVQDHGQPALSTTASLNILLVDGFSEPYLQFRDPSKHPTRVNPSTKYLVISLAVLSFLFLLSVTVIFVIHIYQKVKYREKFTVQEHFYDDCNFPNNLVQEGANGSLSQPCPYEMCSATGTGNSEFRFLKRFMPNFPFPHGTGEAKTEAGSSLPPDSGRNRSRGSEGHGQVPDDYM, translated from the coding sequence ATGGCGGTTGCGCACAGAAAGCTCATGCAGAACAGGCAAGTAGggtctcttctcttttttgtgtgcATATCTGTGGGAAGTGCAGCAACCATCCGCTACTCCGTGGCAGAAGAGATGGAGAGCGGTTCGTTTGTGGCTAATGTGGCTAAGGACCTGGGGCTGGAGGTAGGGAAGCTGGCTGCGCGCGGGGCGCGGCTGGTTTCCGAGGGCAACAAAGTGCACTTCCGGCTCCACCGCAAGACAGGGGATCTGTTCGTGAAGGAGAAACTGGATAGGGAGTCACTCTGTGGCAAAGCTGACCCGTGTGTTCTGCATTTTGAAATAGTCTTGGTGGAGCCACTGCAGTCCTTTCGTGTCGAGGTCAGGGTATTTGATATCAATGACAATGCCCCGATTTTCCTAAACAAGGAGCCGCTTTTAAAGATTCCGGAGAGTACCCCCTTGGGTTCACGTTTTCCTCTGCAGAGTGCCCAGGATCTGGACGTGGGCCTCAATGGTCTCCAAAACTACACCTTAAGCCCCAACAAGTATTTCCACCTGCATACCCGCTTTCGCAGCCATGGGCCCAAATACGCTGAGCTGGTGCTGGATAAGCCCCTGGACAGAGAGGAGCAGCCTGAAGTCAACTTGACAATTACAGCGGTGGATGGTGGGTCCCCTCCCAAATCTGGCATCGCTCACATCCGTGTGGTCGTTCTGGACGTCAATGACCACGTGCCTCAGTTCTCCAGATTGGTGTACCGCGCTCAGGTACTAGAAAATAGTGCCAATGGTTCTTTGGTGGTTACTGTGAGTGCCACAGACCTGGATGAGGGCTCCAACAAGGATATAACTTATTCCTTAGCTCAAAACCCAGAAGCAATTCTCCAGACGTTTCAGATTGACTCGCAGACTGGGGATGTTCGACTAAGAGGGCCCCTAGATTTTGAAGCAATTGAAACATATGATATTGACATTCAAGCCACCGATGGAGGGGGCCTCTCTGCCCACAGCAAAGTCCTGGTGGAAGTGGTGGATGTTAATGACAATCCTCCTGAAGTGACAATCTCCTCTGTGTCCAGCCCTCTCCCTGAGGACTCCCCATTAGAGACTGTAGTGGCCCTTTTCTCTATCCGAGACCGGGACATTCGAGTGGGAGGAAAAATCATCTGCTTCCTCAGAGAAGACCTTCCCTTTGCAGTCAAACCTACTTTCCGGAATTCTTACTCTCTGGTTACTGACAGAGTCTTGGATCGGGAAGAGGTCTCAGGCTACAATATCACCGTTGTTGCCATGGATACTGGGCCACCCAGTCTGTTCACAGAAACTGTGATTGAGGTGCTAATATCTGACATTAATGACAATCCCCCAATATTTCAGGAAGACTCATACATTTTGACTGTTCGAGAAAACAACAGCCCTGCAATTTTTATTGGCAAAGTTCATGCTGAGGATCTAGATTTGGGTGAGAATGCCCAAGTAACATATACTCTGCTTCCTCCAGAAAGTGGAGATTTATCAGTCTTTGCTTACATCTCCATAAATTCAGACAATGGGAAGCTCTATGCACTGAGAACCATGGACTATGAGGCCATTCAAAAATTTCAGTTTGTGGTAAAGGCAACTGATGGGGGCTTCCTGTCACTGAGTAGCCAGGTTACTGTCAGAGTGGTTGTTCTTGATGACAACGACAACCGCCCAATGATCTTGTACCCACTGCAGAATGGCACCTTGCCCTGCAATGACCTAGTGCCCAGGTCTGCAGAGGCAGGCTACCTGGTGACCAAGGTAGTGGCTGTGGACGGTGACTCAGGTCAGAATTCTTGGCTTTCATATCATCTCCTTAAGGCCACTGACACTGGGTTATTCTCTGTTCAACAACAAAATGGGGAAATCCGTACACTGCGGCAGATAGCTGAAAGAGACCCCGTGGTTCAGAAACTTACAATTCTTGTTCAGGATCATGGCCAACCAGCTCTTTCCACTACTGCCTCACTCAACATTTTGCTGGTAGATGGGTTTTCTGAGCCCTATCTACAGTTTCGGGATCCATCCAAGCATCCTACAAGGGTAAATCCATCCACTAAATATTTGGTCATTTCTCTGGctgtgctttcctttctctttctcctttctgtcacAGTGATCTTTGTTATACACATCTACCAGAaggttaaatatagagaaaagttCACAGTTCAAGAGCATTTCTATGATGACTGTAATTTCCCTAACAACTTGGTACAAGAAGGAGCCAATGGATCTTTATCTCAGCCATGTCCCTATGAAATGTGCTCGGCCACTGGCACTGGCAATAGTGAGTTTCGGTTCCTTAAGCGCTTTATGCCCAACTTCCCCTTCCCACATGGCACTGGAGAAGCAAAAACAGAGGCTGGCTCCAGTTTACCCCCAGATTCTGGTAGGAATAGGTCTCGGGGGTCAGAGGGCCATGGCCAAGTACCTGATGACTATATGTAG